One window from the genome of Variovorax sp. PAMC26660 encodes:
- the fliH gene encoding flagellar assembly protein FliH — MTSSDPTAFGGSRERLAAIHAAARQATPGKSGKPVLSAWERWEMGTLDGKTPSSATPASRKAAERNNSVPAAPPAPKIDLADLARIRKEARTNGEAEGRIAGLAEGRKVGHTEGLATGLAAASVHAERLRALAQSLPDALRRVEGELAEAVLALALDVARQVVHRTFQAEPEWVLPLVRDLINAEPALRGEPRLLLHPDDVALVKNSLGHELETAGWQVRPDDTIARGGCRVQSATGELDGSLPTRWKRVSAALRGDADGEAEAV; from the coding sequence ATGACTTCGTCTGACCCCACCGCCTTCGGCGGATCGCGCGAACGCCTCGCGGCCATCCATGCGGCCGCGCGCCAGGCCACACCCGGCAAGTCCGGCAAGCCAGTGCTCTCGGCCTGGGAACGCTGGGAGATGGGCACGCTCGACGGCAAGACCCCGTCCTCCGCCACGCCGGCATCGCGCAAGGCCGCCGAACGCAACAACAGCGTGCCGGCCGCACCGCCAGCGCCGAAGATCGACCTGGCCGACCTGGCCCGCATCCGCAAGGAAGCGCGCACGAACGGCGAAGCCGAGGGCCGCATCGCGGGCCTGGCCGAAGGCCGCAAGGTAGGCCACACCGAAGGCCTGGCCACCGGCCTTGCCGCGGCCAGCGTGCACGCCGAACGCCTGCGCGCACTGGCCCAGTCGCTGCCCGATGCCCTGCGCCGCGTGGAAGGCGAGCTGGCCGAGGCCGTGCTCGCGCTGGCGCTCGACGTGGCGCGCCAGGTGGTGCATCGCACCTTCCAGGCCGAGCCCGAATGGGTGCTGCCGCTGGTGCGCGACCTGATCAACGCCGAGCCCGCGCTGCGCGGCGAACCGCGCCTGCTGCTGCATCCCGACGATGTGGCGCTGGTCAAGAACAGCCTGGGCCACGAACTCGAAACCGCCGGCTGGCAGGTGCGCCCCGACGACACCATCGCGCGCGGCGGCTGCCGCGTGCAGTCCGCCACCGGCGAGCTGGACGGCAGCCTGCCCACGCGCTGGAAGCGCGTGAGCGCGGCCCTGCGTGGCGATGCCGACGGCGAGGCCGAAGCGGTCTGA
- the fliQ gene encoding flagellar biosynthesis protein FliQ: protein MTPESVMTMGHRAMEISLLLGAPLLLVALIIGLIVSIFQAATQINEATLSFIPKLLAVFATLVVAGPWMLDRMLDYMRALFAGIPQMLA from the coding sequence ATGACTCCCGAATCCGTCATGACCATGGGCCACCGGGCCATGGAAATCTCGCTGCTGCTGGGCGCGCCGCTGCTGCTGGTGGCGCTGATCATCGGCCTGATCGTCAGCATCTTCCAGGCGGCCACGCAGATCAACGAAGCCACGCTGTCCTTCATTCCCAAGCTGCTCGCGGTGTTCGCCACGCTGGTGGTGGCCGGCCCCTGGATGCTCGACCGCATGCTCGACTACATGCGCGCACTGTTCGCCGGCATCCCGCAGATGCTGGCGTGA
- the fliO gene encoding flagellar biosynthetic protein FliO, whose product MNLARRHLTRAASVVARGAALLALGTRAVHAALPTVPTPVHEAAPVATGGAGLLQAGFGMAAVVGLIFLCAWLARRFGLQRMGGSQVVKVVSSAMVGQRERVVVVEVGGQWLVLGVTSSQVNTLHTLPAQAHSTPAHTQATPRGAVELFSQKLRESLSGKARTAP is encoded by the coding sequence ATGAACCTGGCGCGACGCCACCTGACGCGGGCCGCATCCGTCGTTGCGCGGGGGGCGGCGTTGCTGGCCCTCGGCACACGGGCAGTTCACGCGGCCCTGCCCACGGTGCCGACACCGGTGCACGAGGCCGCACCGGTCGCGACCGGCGGCGCGGGCCTGCTGCAGGCCGGCTTCGGCATGGCTGCGGTGGTGGGCCTGATCTTCCTGTGCGCCTGGCTCGCGCGGCGCTTCGGCCTTCAGCGGATGGGCGGCAGCCAGGTGGTGAAGGTGGTTTCCAGCGCCATGGTCGGCCAGCGCGAACGCGTGGTCGTGGTGGAAGTGGGCGGCCAATGGCTGGTGCTCGGCGTCACCAGCAGCCAGGTCAACACGCTGCACACCCTGCCGGCCCAGGCGCATTCGACGCCTGCCCACACGCAGGCCACCCCGCGCGGTGCGGTCGAACTCTTTTCCCAGAAGCTGCGCGAATCCCTCTCGGGCAAGGCGCGCACCGCCCCATGA
- the flgL gene encoding flagellar hook-associated protein FlgL, producing MRISTQSFYEQNVNAMGAQQQKLFKVQQQLATNSKFLTAGDDPVGAARALGVSQTLSEISQYATSRQRAALSLSTEENALNSVTSILQNIKTLTVAAGSGTLSDADRGSLATTIQNNLDQLVGVANSDDGNGQFLFAGFKSGSPPFVAGPGGGVQYVGDQGQRLMQIDVARQLATADDGRSIFQSVQGGAGYVTSGAASNIGTGVFGPIAVTSATTPGYGKDFTISFNSGNYTVTTKDTPPVVAASGPFSPDTPISFGGVQLKISGAPADGDTFDVSAAKNAGTDIFAAIGQLVSALRTPLTGGGPAAQAQLLNALSTANVKVTNAHDNVLTVLSSVGSRQNEIDALDTGGSARKLQEESYLSSIEDLDPYSAIAEFYQRQSSLQATQMTFARLNSISLFNYLG from the coding sequence ATGCGCATCAGCACCCAATCCTTCTACGAGCAGAACGTCAATGCCATGGGCGCGCAACAGCAAAAGCTGTTCAAGGTCCAGCAGCAACTGGCGACCAACTCCAAGTTCCTCACGGCGGGCGACGACCCGGTCGGTGCGGCCCGCGCGCTCGGCGTGAGCCAGACGCTCTCCGAGATTTCGCAGTACGCCACCAGCCGCCAGCGCGCGGCGCTGTCGCTGTCGACCGAAGAGAACGCGCTCAACTCGGTGACCTCGATCCTGCAGAACATCAAGACGCTGACGGTGGCGGCGGGCAGCGGCACGCTGTCGGACGCCGACCGCGGCTCGCTCGCCACCACCATCCAGAACAACCTCGACCAGCTCGTGGGCGTGGCCAACTCCGACGACGGCAACGGGCAGTTTCTGTTTGCCGGCTTCAAGAGCGGCAGCCCGCCTTTCGTGGCCGGCCCCGGTGGCGGCGTGCAGTACGTGGGCGACCAGGGCCAGCGGCTGATGCAGATCGACGTGGCGCGCCAGTTGGCGACCGCGGACGACGGCCGGTCGATCTTCCAGTCGGTGCAGGGCGGCGCGGGCTATGTGACCTCGGGCGCGGCAAGCAACATCGGCACCGGCGTCTTCGGCCCGATCGCCGTCACGAGCGCCACCACGCCGGGCTACGGGAAAGACTTCACCATCAGCTTCAACAGCGGCAACTACACGGTCACGACCAAGGACACGCCACCCGTGGTGGCGGCCAGCGGCCCCTTCTCGCCGGACACGCCGATTTCATTCGGCGGCGTGCAACTGAAGATCAGTGGCGCACCGGCAGACGGCGACACCTTCGACGTGTCGGCCGCGAAGAACGCCGGCACCGATATCTTCGCGGCCATCGGGCAACTGGTGAGCGCACTGCGCACGCCGCTGACCGGCGGCGGCCCGGCGGCACAGGCGCAGTTGCTCAACGCATTGAGCACCGCCAACGTGAAGGTCACGAACGCGCACGACAACGTGCTGACGGTGCTGTCGTCGGTGGGCTCGCGCCAGAACGAGATCGATGCGCTCGACACCGGCGGTTCCGCGCGCAAGCTGCAGGAAGAAAGCTACCTGTCGAGCATCGAGGACCTGGACCCGTACAGCGCGATCGCTGAGTTCTACCAGCGCCAGTCGTCGCTGCAGGCCACGCAGATGACGTTTGCGCGGCTCAACAGCATCTCGCTCTTCAACTACCTGGGCTGA
- the fliJ gene encoding flagellar export protein FliJ, translated as MSSKLPLDMLIDLAKNQTDDAARRLGALQSAHLSARQKLDLLLQYRQDYHDQLDALMRGGLPSSQWRNYRNFLGTLDGAIEQQRAIATQTETRLDRGRTDWQQEKRRLNSFDTLAERVRMQELMVQAKREQRDSDERSARKFFDRASHPTL; from the coding sequence ATGAGCAGCAAGCTACCCCTGGACATGCTGATCGACCTGGCGAAGAACCAGACCGACGATGCCGCGCGCCGGCTGGGCGCGCTGCAAAGCGCCCACCTGAGCGCCCGGCAGAAGCTCGACCTGCTGCTGCAGTACCGCCAGGACTATCACGACCAGCTCGACGCGCTGATGCGCGGCGGCCTGCCGTCCTCGCAATGGCGCAACTACCGCAACTTCCTCGGCACGCTGGACGGCGCCATCGAGCAGCAGCGCGCCATTGCCACCCAGACCGAAACCCGGCTCGACCGTGGCCGCACCGACTGGCAGCAGGAAAAGCGCCGCCTCAATTCCTTCGACACCCTCGCCGAGCGCGTGCGCATGCAGGAGCTGATGGTCCAGGCCAAGCGCGAGCAGCGCGACAGCGACGAGCGCTCCGCCCGCAAGTTCTTCGACCGGGCCTCGCACCCGACCCTCTGA
- the fliP gene encoding flagellar type III secretion system pore protein FliP (The bacterial flagellar biogenesis protein FliP forms a type III secretion system (T3SS)-type pore required for flagellar assembly.) — protein sequence MTHPALRRGLRVALLLLAATLPAAAWTQGLPGITSTPGPGGSQTWSLSVQTMVLLTSLTFLPALLLSMTSFTRILIVLGLLRTAIGTQTSPPNQILVGLSLFLTFFVMSPVFDKVYTDAYVPFSENKLSADKALERGIAPFKTFMLKQTRETDLALFARLAKVPDMQGPEEVPLRILLPSFVISELKTAFQIGFTIFIPFLIIDLVVASVLMSMGMMMVPPASIALPFKLMLFVLADGWQLLIGALTQSFYL from the coding sequence ATGACGCATCCTGCCTTGCGCCGCGGCCTGCGCGTCGCGCTGTTGCTGCTCGCCGCCACATTGCCCGCCGCCGCCTGGACCCAGGGGCTGCCCGGCATCACCAGCACACCCGGCCCCGGCGGCAGCCAGACCTGGTCGCTGAGCGTGCAGACCATGGTGTTGCTGACCTCGCTCACCTTCCTGCCCGCGCTGCTGCTGTCGATGACCAGCTTCACGCGCATCCTGATCGTGCTGGGCCTGCTGCGCACCGCCATCGGCACGCAGACCTCGCCGCCCAACCAGATATTGGTGGGGCTGTCGCTGTTCCTGACCTTCTTCGTGATGTCGCCGGTGTTCGACAAGGTCTACACCGACGCCTACGTGCCCTTCTCCGAAAACAAGCTCAGTGCCGACAAGGCACTGGAGCGCGGCATTGCGCCCTTCAAGACCTTCATGCTCAAGCAGACCCGCGAGACCGACCTGGCGCTGTTCGCCCGGCTCGCCAAGGTGCCCGACATGCAGGGCCCTGAAGAAGTACCGCTGCGCATATTGCTGCCGTCCTTCGTCATCAGCGAGCTGAAGACGGCGTTCCAGATCGGCTTCACCATCTTCATTCCCTTCCTCATCATCGACCTCGTGGTGGCGAGCGTGCTGATGTCGATGGGCATGATGATGGTGCCGCCCGCGTCCATTGCGCTGCCCTTCAAGCTGATGCTGTTCGTGCTGGCCGATGGCTGGCAACTGCTCATCGGCGCGCTGACGCAGAGCTTCTACCTTTAG
- the fliL gene encoding flagellar basal body-associated protein FliL, whose product MASSSPVATAAAPLSAGSSAPRRSSKLLIGLVIAVGIAAACAAAYVFVPRLMGAVATPTETAKAPTPEKPIFVMLDPLTVNLQSEGRSRFLQIGMALKVRDEAAKAQIVEFMPELRSRLLVLLSNRPPESLVTSDDKAKLAEEIRKALNAPLASGMPELGIFSVSFSTFVVQ is encoded by the coding sequence ATGGCTTCTTCCTCTCCAGTTGCAACCGCCGCCGCCCCTCTTTCGGCCGGGTCATCGGCCCCACGCCGCTCCTCGAAGCTGCTGATCGGACTCGTGATCGCCGTCGGCATCGCCGCCGCCTGCGCGGCCGCCTACGTCTTCGTTCCCCGCCTGATGGGCGCGGTCGCCACCCCCACGGAAACGGCCAAGGCACCCACGCCCGAAAAGCCGATCTTCGTGATGCTGGACCCGCTGACCGTCAACCTCCAGTCCGAAGGCCGCTCGCGCTTTCTGCAGATCGGCATGGCGCTGAAGGTGCGCGACGAGGCGGCCAAGGCGCAGATCGTCGAGTTCATGCCCGAGCTGCGCAGCCGCTTGCTGGTGCTGCTGTCGAACCGCCCGCCCGAGTCGCTGGTCACGTCGGACGACAAGGCCAAGCTGGCCGAGGAAATCCGCAAGGCCCTGAACGCGCCGCTGGCCAGCGGCATGCCCGAGCTGGGCATCTTCAGCGTTTCCTTCAGCACCTTCGTCGTGCAGTGA
- the fliM gene encoding flagellar motor switch protein FliM translates to MAYEQVLSQDEVDALLQGVTGGDLDQAASPPPPPDGLPAYDLGAPDRVVRNRMHTLEVINDRFARGLRSALLNFMRRSPDISVGPVQIQQYGEFVRHLPVPANINMIHMKPLRGTALFVFDPKLVFLVVDNLFGSDGRYHVRVEGRDFTRTEQRIIKRLLDLSLQCYGDAWQPVFPLDFDYVRAEMHGKLANIVAPNEVVINTTLQIEFGPVGGFLHVCIPYSMIEPIRDLLSNPIQDEVEVDKRWVTQMSRQMQSADVELTADFVTMPSTLGEVMKLQIGDVLPIELPATVVAKVGGVPVMECGYGTSNERYALRVQHMISHQDSDLKNDHD, encoded by the coding sequence ATGGCGTATGAACAGGTGCTTTCCCAGGACGAGGTCGATGCGCTCTTGCAAGGCGTCACCGGCGGCGACCTCGACCAGGCGGCCTCCCCGCCACCACCGCCCGACGGCTTGCCGGCCTACGACCTCGGCGCGCCCGACCGCGTGGTGCGCAACCGCATGCACACGCTGGAGGTCATCAACGACCGCTTTGCGCGTGGCCTGCGCAGCGCGCTGCTGAACTTCATGCGGCGCAGCCCCGACATCTCGGTGGGGCCGGTGCAGATCCAGCAGTACGGCGAGTTCGTGCGGCACCTTCCGGTGCCCGCGAACATCAACATGATCCACATGAAGCCGCTGCGCGGCACCGCCCTCTTCGTGTTCGACCCGAAGCTGGTGTTCCTGGTGGTGGACAACCTGTTCGGCAGCGACGGCCGCTACCACGTGCGCGTGGAAGGCCGCGACTTCACGCGCACCGAGCAGCGCATCATCAAGCGCCTGCTCGACCTGTCGCTGCAGTGCTATGGCGATGCCTGGCAGCCGGTGTTTCCGCTGGACTTCGACTACGTGCGCGCCGAGATGCACGGCAAGCTCGCCAACATCGTGGCGCCCAACGAGGTGGTGATCAACACCACGCTGCAGATCGAGTTCGGCCCGGTGGGCGGCTTCCTGCACGTGTGCATTCCCTACTCGATGATCGAGCCCATCCGCGACCTGCTGTCCAACCCGATCCAGGACGAGGTCGAGGTCGACAAGCGCTGGGTCACGCAGATGTCGCGCCAGATGCAGAGCGCCGACGTCGAGCTGACCGCCGACTTCGTGACCATGCCCTCCACGCTGGGCGAAGTGATGAAGCTGCAGATCGGCGACGTGCTCCCCATCGAGCTGCCGGCGACGGTCGTTGCCAAGGTCGGCGGCGTGCCGGTGATGGAGTGCGGCTACGGCACCTCCAACGAGCGCTACGCCCTGCGCGTGCAACACATGATCTCCCACCAAGACAGCGATTTGAAGAACGACCATGACTGA
- the fliI gene encoding flagellar protein export ATPase FliI, translated as MQTTDPNPHLQSLRATLDKARGDVGRCTTTTASGRLTRAVGLVLEAVGLQLPVGSDCLIELPPGHPQRHAEAEVVGFAGDRLFLMSQTEVAGLLPGARVFARPGLLEPGTTGDAHTKRLPVGEGMLGRVVDAAGRPLDGLGPLDVARKVPLASPPINPLSRAAIDSVLDVGVRAINAMLTVGRGQRMGLFAGSGVGKSVLLGMMARYTSAEVIVVGLIGERGREVKDFIENTLGEEGLARAVVVAAPADNSPLLRLQGAAYATCLAEYFRDQGRDVLLIMDSLTRYAMAQREIALAVGEPPATKGYPPSVFARLPALVERAGNGARDAQGRGGSITAFYTVLSEGDDQQDPIADAARAILDGHVVLSRTLAEAGHYPAIDIEASISRAMTSLISPAQFDTVRRFKQMLSRYQRNRDLISVGAYAPGHDLQLDQAIAMYPRIEAFLQQSMHERTDYTDSIAHLDSLFEPEPPRVQMKQGRI; from the coding sequence ATGCAGACCACCGACCCCAACCCCCATCTGCAATCCCTGCGGGCCACGCTGGACAAGGCACGCGGCGATGTCGGCCGCTGCACGACCACCACCGCCTCGGGCCGCCTCACGCGCGCCGTCGGCCTGGTGCTCGAAGCCGTGGGCCTGCAACTGCCCGTGGGCAGCGATTGCCTGATCGAGCTGCCACCCGGCCATCCGCAACGCCATGCCGAGGCCGAGGTCGTGGGCTTCGCCGGCGACCGCCTCTTTTTGATGTCGCAGACCGAAGTGGCGGGCCTATTGCCCGGCGCGCGCGTGTTCGCGCGGCCCGGCCTGCTGGAGCCCGGCACGACCGGCGATGCCCATACCAAGCGCCTGCCGGTCGGCGAAGGCATGCTCGGCCGCGTGGTCGATGCGGCCGGGCGCCCGCTCGACGGGCTCGGCCCGCTCGACGTCGCGCGCAAGGTGCCGCTGGCCTCGCCGCCGATCAACCCGCTGTCGCGCGCGGCCATCGACTCGGTGCTCGACGTCGGCGTGCGCGCCATCAACGCGATGCTCACCGTCGGCCGTGGCCAGCGCATGGGCCTGTTCGCCGGCTCCGGCGTGGGCAAGAGCGTGTTGCTGGGCATGATGGCGCGCTACACCAGCGCCGAAGTGATCGTGGTCGGCCTGATCGGCGAACGCGGCCGCGAGGTGAAGGACTTCATCGAGAACACGCTGGGCGAAGAAGGCCTGGCCCGCGCGGTGGTGGTGGCCGCCCCCGCCGACAACTCGCCGCTGCTGCGCCTGCAGGGCGCGGCCTATGCGACCTGCCTGGCCGAGTACTTTCGCGATCAGGGCCGCGACGTGCTGCTCATCATGGATTCGCTCACCCGCTATGCGATGGCGCAGCGCGAGATCGCGCTGGCCGTGGGCGAACCGCCCGCCACCAAGGGCTATCCGCCTTCGGTGTTTGCGCGCCTGCCTGCATTGGTCGAACGCGCCGGCAACGGTGCACGCGACGCGCAGGGCCGGGGCGGCTCGATCACCGCCTTCTACACCGTGCTGTCCGAAGGCGACGACCAGCAGGACCCGATTGCCGACGCGGCGCGCGCCATCCTGGACGGCCACGTGGTGCTCTCGCGCACGCTGGCCGAGGCGGGGCACTACCCCGCCATCGACATCGAGGCCTCGATCAGCCGCGCCATGACCTCGCTGATTTCGCCCGCGCAGTTCGACACCGTGCGCCGCTTCAAGCAGATGCTGTCGCGCTACCAGCGCAACCGCGACCTGATCAGCGTGGGCGCCTACGCGCCCGGCCACGACCTGCAACTGGACCAGGCGATCGCGATGTACCCGCGCATCGAAGCCTTCCTGCAGCAGTCGATGCACGAGCGCACCGACTACACGGATTCCATCGCCCACCTGGACAGCCTGTTCGAGCCCGAGCCACCACGGGTGCAGATGAAGCAAGGACGCATATGA
- the fliN gene encoding flagellar motor switch protein FliN — translation MTDNTPAASDADDWASALAEQTAATAPTPAPEPAVAPATAQVFQQILDTPIAPSSSSTPVDIARVLDVPVQLTAEIGRTRITIKSLLQLSQGSVVELDGLAGQPLDVLINGYLIAQGEVVVVNEKYGIRLTDIVTPSERMQKLART, via the coding sequence ATGACTGACAACACCCCTGCCGCCAGCGACGCGGACGACTGGGCCAGCGCGCTGGCCGAGCAGACCGCGGCCACCGCGCCGACGCCGGCTCCCGAACCCGCCGTGGCCCCGGCCACCGCGCAGGTCTTCCAGCAGATCCTGGACACGCCGATCGCGCCCTCCAGCAGCTCGACGCCCGTGGACATTGCCCGCGTGCTCGACGTGCCGGTGCAGCTCACGGCCGAGATCGGTCGCACACGCATCACCATCAAGAGCCTGCTGCAACTGTCGCAGGGCTCGGTGGTGGAACTGGACGGCCTGGCCGGCCAGCCGCTGGACGTGCTGATCAACGGCTACCTGATCGCGCAGGGCGAAGTGGTGGTGGTGAACGAGAAGTACGGCATTCGCTTGACCGACATCGTCACGCCCTCCGAGCGCATGCAGAAGCTCGCGCGCACATGA
- a CDS encoding flagellar hook-length control protein FliK, which produces MPPMITPSVTPNASGQPVSQGGTRSRNADEAQGRSFGAALDRSRNGNTAKAQDGSTDVATIERKPLRKPEPAEDTKDALPPDPNLAFLATAHTPLHALTLAGRTAAQDGRTSDAPGVPVAAGVAADIPVDTAVQDAQAKTPPGTMLVGADTQATPEAAFAAKDVATEKAAAPVAQKAPPDTDAAPVAPPASLQDLARAAVAAQTVAVGNAKPASTPAGAPVGTAASGRAGASRTAMSATTAEQLAAATQPKAAEEAKSVVAPTAAVLAAASGDHTDATATATPVALQQPAAVTTSSERAADASATRGPLHTIAPEVGSDKWAPALGQQLARMSVSGTHTAELNLNPAGLGPLKVTLSMGENQAQAMFVSAHESVRKAIEAALPQLRTSLSEQGITLGQASVGAETRQPFGQDAAFAQQQQQQQQNAARQQQGPAYPGAGRIAASTPAAPVAAARTSLPGNAAPGVDTFA; this is translated from the coding sequence ATGCCTCCCATGATCACGCCCTCCGTCACTCCCAACGCCTCCGGCCAGCCGGTGTCGCAGGGCGGCACGCGCAGCCGCAACGCCGACGAGGCGCAGGGCCGCAGCTTCGGCGCCGCGCTCGACCGCTCGCGCAACGGCAACACCGCGAAGGCACAGGACGGGAGCACCGATGTCGCCACCATCGAACGCAAGCCGCTGCGCAAGCCGGAGCCGGCCGAGGACACGAAAGACGCGCTGCCGCCCGACCCGAACCTCGCCTTCCTGGCCACCGCCCACACGCCGCTGCATGCGCTGACCCTCGCCGGGCGCACCGCCGCGCAGGACGGCCGCACGTCGGACGCACCCGGCGTGCCGGTGGCCGCCGGCGTGGCAGCAGACATTCCCGTGGACACCGCCGTGCAGGACGCGCAGGCGAAAACCCCGCCTGGCACGATGCTGGTCGGCGCCGACACGCAGGCCACGCCCGAGGCCGCCTTCGCAGCCAAGGACGTTGCTACCGAAAAGGCTGCTGCACCCGTCGCCCAGAAAGCGCCGCCCGATACCGACGCTGCGCCGGTCGCACCGCCCGCCTCGCTGCAGGACCTCGCCCGCGCCGCCGTGGCCGCGCAGACGGTGGCCGTCGGCAACGCGAAGCCTGCCTCCACGCCTGCCGGCGCTCCCGTCGGCACGGCCGCATCGGGCCGCGCCGGCGCAAGCCGCACCGCCATGAGCGCGACCACCGCCGAGCAGTTGGCGGCTGCCACGCAGCCCAAGGCTGCCGAAGAAGCGAAGTCCGTGGTCGCACCCACGGCCGCCGTGCTGGCTGCCGCAAGCGGTGACCACACGGATGCCACCGCGACCGCAACCCCCGTCGCGCTGCAACAACCCGCCGCCGTCACGACGTCGAGCGAACGCGCGGCCGACGCCTCCGCCACGCGCGGCCCCCTGCACACCATCGCACCCGAAGTCGGCAGCGACAAGTGGGCACCGGCCCTCGGCCAGCAGCTCGCGCGCATGAGCGTCAGCGGCACGCACACGGCAGAGCTGAACCTCAACCCCGCCGGCCTCGGCCCGCTGAAGGTCACGCTGTCGATGGGCGAGAACCAGGCACAGGCCATGTTCGTGTCGGCCCATGAAAGCGTGCGCAAGGCCATCGAAGCCGCGCTGCCGCAGTTGCGCACCAGCCTGTCGGAGCAAGGCATCACGCTGGGCCAGGCCTCGGTCGGCGCGGAAACCCGCCAGCCCTTCGGGCAGGACGCAGCGTTCGCGCAGCAGCAGCAACAACAGCAGCAGAACGCCGCGCGGCAACAGCAAGGCCCCGCCTACCCCGGTGCCGGCCGCATTGCTGCCAGCACGCCGGCCGCGCCTGTCGCCGCCGCACGCACCAGCCTTCCCGGCAACGCGGCCCCAGGAGTCGACACCTTCGCCTGA
- the fliR gene encoding flagellar biosynthetic protein FliR, with amino-acid sequence MFSVTSGQLEAWTVAFLWPFIRMLALVSTAPVFGEPWAPRQVKVGIAAMLALVISPTIGPFPAVPVVSAGGFWIIIQQVLIGAAMGFSMRLIFTAVLAAGEYIGLQMGLSFASFFDPMSHGSTMVVSRLLNMLAMLIFLALDGHLLMVNALAQSFHTLPIADGPWVAGGWMFLVLAAGDIFTSGLLLALPLVTALLTLNLAMGILNRASPQFSIFAVGFPLTLLAGIVMLQLLMPNLGAFLEPRFAESLANMLRFTQGLRP; translated from the coding sequence ATCTTTTCCGTCACCTCGGGCCAGCTCGAAGCCTGGACGGTGGCCTTCCTGTGGCCGTTCATTCGCATGCTGGCCCTGGTCAGCACGGCGCCGGTGTTCGGGGAACCGTGGGCGCCACGGCAGGTCAAGGTGGGCATTGCCGCCATGCTGGCGCTGGTGATCTCGCCCACCATCGGGCCGTTTCCCGCAGTGCCCGTGGTGTCGGCCGGCGGCTTCTGGATCATCATCCAGCAGGTGCTGATCGGCGCGGCCATGGGTTTTTCGATGCGGCTGATTTTCACGGCCGTGCTGGCAGCGGGCGAATACATCGGCCTGCAGATGGGCTTGTCTTTCGCATCCTTCTTCGACCCGATGAGCCACGGCAGCACGATGGTGGTGTCGCGGCTGCTGAACATGCTGGCCATGCTGATCTTTCTTGCGCTCGACGGACACCTGCTGATGGTGAACGCGCTGGCCCAGAGCTTTCACACACTGCCCATTGCCGATGGGCCCTGGGTGGCCGGCGGCTGGATGTTCCTGGTGCTGGCCGCTGGCGACATTTTCACGAGCGGACTGCTGCTGGCGCTGCCGCTCGTCACCGCGCTGCTGACGCTCAACCTCGCCATGGGCATCCTGAACCGCGCCTCGCCGCAGTTCAGCATCTTCGCGGTGGGCTTCCCACTCACGCTGCTGGCCGGCATCGTGATGCTGCAACTGCTGATGCCCAACCTGGGCGCTTTTCTCGAACCCCGCTTTGCGGAATCGCTGGCGAACATGCTGCGCTTCACGCAAGGGCTGCGGCCGTAG